In Chloroflexota bacterium, one genomic interval encodes:
- a CDS encoding argininosuccinate synthase, translating to MRSADRRAPRRGPPQCSAEGRDMKKVVLAYSGGLDTSVAVAWLREQYDAEVVTLTVDVGGGSLREGVEKRAISAGASRAYVVDARDRFVRDFVWPHLQANALYQGAYPLATALARPLIAQLLVEVARREGADAVAHGCTGKGNDQVRFDVAVHALDPGLEVIAPMRIGMGLTRDQEIDYAAERGIEIPITKASPYSIDVNLWGRSCETGVLEDPWVTPPADAYEWTVAPSNAPAPIELVVEFEGGVPVAIDGERLAAVDLVDRLHLLGGAHGVGRIDHVEDRLVGIKSREIYEAPAATVLHEAHRALEGMTLTKDTLRFNRLVANELAQLTYDGLWFSALHRDLRGYVASSQRVVSGEVRIRLDHGSAMVTGRRSPLSLYDKDLATYDKGDAFDHAAAVGFIGIFGLPLRVEAARHGAVGARYGAAWTWTDPLLADLPTTVTDPSTAAAAADPSEALPAS from the coding sequence ATGCGCTCCGCGGACCGTCGGGCACCGCGCCGAGGCCCACCCCAGTGCTCAGCGGAAGGTCGTGACATGAAGAAGGTCGTTCTCGCGTACTCGGGAGGGCTCGATACCTCCGTCGCCGTCGCCTGGCTTCGCGAGCAGTACGACGCCGAGGTGGTCACCCTGACCGTCGACGTCGGTGGCGGCTCGCTCCGCGAGGGCGTCGAGAAGCGGGCGATCAGCGCAGGCGCGTCGCGCGCCTACGTCGTCGACGCCCGCGACCGGTTCGTGCGCGACTTCGTCTGGCCGCACCTCCAGGCGAACGCGCTCTATCAGGGCGCCTATCCGCTGGCGACGGCGCTCGCCCGGCCGCTCATCGCCCAGCTCCTCGTGGAGGTCGCCCGCCGCGAGGGCGCCGACGCAGTGGCCCACGGCTGTACCGGCAAGGGCAACGACCAGGTCCGCTTCGACGTCGCGGTCCACGCCCTCGACCCGGGACTCGAGGTCATCGCCCCGATGCGGATCGGGATGGGCCTCACCCGCGATCAGGAGATCGACTACGCCGCCGAGCGCGGGATCGAGATCCCGATCACGAAGGCCTCGCCGTACTCGATCGACGTCAATCTCTGGGGTCGTTCCTGCGAGACCGGCGTCCTGGAGGATCCGTGGGTCACTCCGCCGGCGGACGCCTACGAGTGGACCGTCGCGCCATCGAACGCGCCCGCCCCGATCGAGCTCGTCGTGGAGTTCGAGGGCGGCGTGCCGGTCGCCATCGACGGCGAACGGCTCGCAGCGGTCGACCTCGTCGATCGACTCCACCTGCTCGGCGGTGCCCACGGCGTCGGCCGGATCGACCACGTCGAGGACCGCCTCGTCGGGATCAAGAGCCGCGAGATCTACGAGGCGCCTGCGGCCACGGTGCTCCATGAGGCGCATCGAGCGCTCGAGGGGATGACCCTGACCAAGGACACCCTCCGCTTCAACCGTCTGGTCGCGAACGAGCTCGCCCAGCTGACCTACGACGGACTGTGGTTCTCGGCGCTCCACCGCGACCTGCGCGGCTACGTGGCGTCCTCGCAGCGGGTGGTCAGTGGCGAGGTCCGGATCAGGCTGGACCACGGCTCGGCGATGGTGACGGGCCGGCGCTCACCGCTCTCGCTCTACGACAAGGATCTCGCGACCTATGACAAGGGCGACGCGTTCGACCACGCGGCGGCCGTCGGGTTCATCGGGATCTTCGGACTGCCGTTGCGCGTCGAGGCCGCCCGCCATGGCGCGGTCGGAGCACGCTACGGCGCGGCGTGGACCTGGACCGACCCGCTCCTCGCCGACCTGCCCACCACCGTGACGGATCCCTCCACGGCCGCCGCGGCGGCCGACCCGTCAGAGGCGCTCCCCGCGAGCTGA